One genomic region from Thermococcus sp. encodes:
- the rpl18a gene encoding 50S ribosomal protein L18Ae, whose product MEVKVFRVKGVFERNGKKERFTREYRGLKKEDVIETLYSEVGSKHRVPRNKIWVESVEEIKPEEAENPIVRRLSGL is encoded by the coding sequence ATGGAGGTTAAGGTCTTCCGCGTTAAGGGCGTCTTTGAGAGGAACGGAAAGAAGGAGAGGTTCACCAGGGAGTACCGTGGACTTAAGAAGGAGGACGTTATTGAGACCCTCTACTCTGAAGTTGGAAGCAAGCACCGTGTCCCGAGGAACAAGATATGGGTCGAGAGCGTTGAGGAAATAAAGCCCGAAGAGGCCGAGAACCCGATCGTCAGAAGGCTCAGCGGCCTCTGA
- a CDS encoding asparagine synthase-related protein, which yields MLVHHLYSGGKDSSLAAWMLTRLGYDVELVTVSFGLLDNWRFARETAEKLGFDHKILYLPREMLEKAAEMAMEEGHPNNAIQFIHERALEALASLPEVERVSDGTRRDDRVPILDLPKARSLEDRFNVAYIRPLLGLGYKTIKELTERLFVIEMGESEHLEKGDYEVELRHLLREKGIDPLEIFPKSHYQSRVMGWKGL from the coding sequence ATGCTCGTCCATCATCTCTACTCCGGTGGAAAGGACTCGAGCTTGGCCGCGTGGATGCTCACAAGGCTCGGCTACGATGTCGAGTTGGTAACGGTGAGCTTCGGCCTTCTGGACAACTGGCGCTTTGCGAGGGAAACCGCCGAGAAACTCGGCTTTGATCACAAGATTCTCTACCTGCCAAGGGAGATGCTTGAGAAAGCGGCCGAGATGGCCATGGAAGAAGGTCACCCCAACAATGCCATCCAGTTCATCCACGAGAGGGCTTTAGAGGCCCTCGCCTCGTTACCGGAAGTTGAGAGGGTCAGCGACGGGACGAGAAGGGACGACCGTGTTCCTATCCTTGACCTGCCGAAGGCCCGCTCGCTGGAGGACCGCTTCAACGTTGCCTACATAAGACCCCTCCTCGGCCTCGGCTACAAGACGATAAAAGAACTCACAGAGAGACTTTTCGTCATTGAAATGGGGGAGAGCGAGCATTTAGAGAAGGGGGACTACGAGGTTGAGCTGAGACATCTGCTCCGTGAGAAGGGAATCGACCCGCTGGAGATATTCCCAAAGAGCCACTACCAGTCGCGGGTTATGGGATGGAAAGGATTATAA
- a CDS encoding YhbY family RNA-binding protein yields MEKRLSGKVRRAIRARYYNIPPRAWVGKRGLEEGVIDEIKVQLEKDGILKIEMRKGALISTGLDRAALARKVAELTDSELIDVRGKRFILFRPREGWEKYLRKLQRKELSKERREEKPVKKVKLDIAQFRRKFKKGRD; encoded by the coding sequence ATGGAGAAACGCTTATCCGGAAAGGTGAGAAGGGCCATTCGCGCGAGATACTACAACATCCCCCCACGGGCTTGGGTCGGGAAGAGAGGTCTAGAAGAGGGCGTCATCGACGAGATAAAGGTTCAGCTTGAGAAGGATGGTATACTCAAGATTGAGATGAGAAAGGGCGCACTCATAAGTACCGGCCTAGACAGAGCCGCTCTCGCGAGAAAGGTCGCCGAGCTTACCGACAGCGAGCTTATAGACGTCCGCGGCAAAAGGTTTATATTGTTCAGGCCGAGGGAAGGTTGGGAAAAGTATTTAAGGAAGCTCCAGAGAAAGGAGCTTTCGAAGGAAAGGCGGGAGGAGAAGCCCGTTAAGAAAGTCAAGCTCGATATCGCTCAATTCAGGAGGAAATTCAAGAAGGGGAGGGATTGA
- a CDS encoding 30S ribosomal protein S19e: MATVYDVPGDLLVERAAQKLKEIEAIKPPEWAPFVKTSRHKERLPEQDDWWYYRVASVFRKVYVDGPVGIERLRTWYGGRKNRGHAPEHFYKASGSIIRKALQQLETAGFVQKIPGEGRVVTPQGQSFLDKIATDLKKELEEQIPELKKY; the protein is encoded by the coding sequence ATGGCGACAGTCTATGATGTTCCCGGTGATTTGCTCGTTGAGAGGGCTGCCCAGAAGCTCAAGGAGATAGAGGCTATAAAACCACCCGAGTGGGCCCCGTTCGTCAAGACCAGCAGGCATAAGGAGAGGCTTCCGGAGCAGGACGACTGGTGGTACTACAGGGTCGCCAGCGTCTTCAGGAAGGTCTACGTTGACGGGCCGGTCGGCATCGAGAGGCTCAGGACCTGGTATGGTGGCAGGAAGAACCGCGGACACGCTCCTGAGCACTTTTACAAGGCCAGCGGAAGCATAATCAGGAAGGCTCTCCAGCAGCTTGAAACCGCTGGCTTCGTCCAGAAGATTCCAGGTGAGGGTAGAGTTGTTACCCCTCAGGGCCAGAGCTTCCTCGACAAGATAGCCACCGACTTAAAGAAGGAGCTTGAAGAGCAGATTCCCGAACTTAAGAAGTACTGA
- a CDS encoding DNA-binding protein → MAEDIEEIRKKKLMELQKRYLEQQKAQEEAMKQEMELEAQLDAIMRRILTPEARERLGRVKLVKPELARQVELVLVQLYQAGQIAEPIDDAKLKRILAQIDARTRRDFKIKW, encoded by the coding sequence ATGGCCGAAGACATAGAGGAGATAAGGAAAAAAAAGCTCATGGAACTCCAGAAGAGGTACCTTGAGCAGCAGAAGGCTCAAGAGGAGGCTATGAAGCAAGAGATGGAGCTTGAAGCTCAGCTCGATGCAATAATGAGGAGAATCCTCACACCAGAAGCGAGGGAGAGGCTCGGTAGGGTGAAGCTCGTCAAGCCTGAACTCGCGAGACAGGTCGAACTCGTTCTCGTCCAACTCTACCAGGCGGGCCAGATAGCTGAACCGATAGACGACGCCAAGCTCAAGAGGATTCTGGCGCAAATAGACGCGAGGACGAGAAGAGACTTCAAAATCAAGTGGTAG
- a CDS encoding transcription initiation factor IIB, protein MNKHRVCPVCGSTEFIYDPGRGEIICKVCGYVIEENVVDMGPEWRAFDASQREKRARVGAPESILLHDKGLSTDIGIDRNLSGLMREKMYRLRKWQSRLRVSDAAERNLAFALSELDRLASNLRLPRHVEEEAARLYREAVKKGLIRGRSIESVIAACVYAACRLVKVPRTLDEIADVSRVDKKEIGRSFRFVARNLNLTPKKLFVKPTDYVNKFADELELSERVRRKAVAILEEAYERGLTSGKSPAGLVAAALYIAGLIEDEKRTQREVAEVARVTEVTVRNRYKELVDKLDLKIPI, encoded by the coding sequence GTGAATAAACACAGGGTCTGCCCGGTGTGCGGCTCGACGGAGTTTATCTACGACCCCGGAAGGGGAGAAATTATCTGTAAGGTCTGCGGTTATGTCATTGAGGAGAACGTTGTTGATATGGGGCCCGAGTGGAGGGCCTTTGACGCGAGCCAGAGAGAGAAGAGGGCGCGTGTAGGTGCACCCGAGAGCATTCTGCTTCACGATAAGGGTCTTTCAACAGACATCGGCATCGATAGGAACCTCTCCGGTCTGATGCGTGAGAAGATGTATCGCCTTAGAAAATGGCAGTCCCGCCTCCGCGTCAGCGATGCAGCCGAGCGCAACCTTGCCTTCGCCCTGAGCGAGCTCGATAGGCTTGCCAGCAACCTCCGCCTCCCGAGGCACGTCGAAGAGGAGGCGGCACGCTTATACCGTGAGGCAGTCAAAAAGGGACTCATCCGAGGGAGATCAATAGAGAGCGTTATAGCCGCGTGTGTTTACGCCGCGTGCAGACTCGTCAAGGTTCCAAGGACACTCGACGAGATAGCTGACGTCTCACGTGTCGACAAGAAGGAAATAGGAAGGAGCTTCCGCTTTGTAGCTAGGAACCTGAACCTCACCCCTAAAAAACTCTTTGTTAAGCCGACAGATTATGTAAACAAATTCGCTGACGAGCTTGAACTGAGCGAGAGGGTCAGGAGGAAGGCCGTAGCCATACTTGAAGAAGCCTATGAGAGGGGCCTAACCAGCGGAAAGAGTCCCGCAGGTTTAGTCGCTGCCGCGCTCTACATAGCTGGCCTCATTGAGGATGAAAAAAGGACTCAGAGAGAAGTGGCCGAGGTCGCGCGCGTTACTGAGGTTACAGTCAGGAACAGGTATAAAGAACTGGTGGACAAACTTGACCTCAAGATACCGATTTAG
- the fen gene encoding flap endonuclease-1 — MGVQIGELIPRREIELQKLYGRKVAIDAFNAMYQFLSTIRQRDGTPLMDSKGRITSHLSGFFYRTINLMENGIKPAYVFDGKPPEFKRREIERRKEVREDAEVKWHEALESGNLEEAKKYAMRATRVNERLINDAKTLLELMGIPVVQAPSEGEAQAAYMAARKSVYASASQDYDSLLFGAPNLVRNLTITGRRKLPGKNVYVDVRPELVVLDEVLKELGIDREKLIEMGILVGTDYNPGGIKGIGPKKALTIVKRTKDPLKKYQKESEVDLYMIKEFFLNPPATDDYRLKWREPDEEGILRFLCDERDFSEERVRNGLERLRKAIESGKQKTLESWFRGG; from the coding sequence ATGGGTGTACAGATTGGAGAGCTAATCCCTCGGAGGGAGATAGAGCTTCAGAAGCTCTACGGGAGGAAGGTCGCCATCGACGCGTTCAACGCCATGTACCAGTTCCTCTCGACGATTAGGCAGCGTGATGGAACACCCCTTATGGACTCAAAGGGTAGGATAACCTCCCATCTGAGTGGCTTTTTCTATCGCACGATCAACCTAATGGAAAACGGCATAAAGCCGGCATACGTTTTCGATGGAAAGCCGCCGGAGTTCAAGAGAAGGGAGATAGAGAGAAGAAAAGAAGTTCGCGAGGATGCAGAGGTGAAGTGGCACGAGGCCCTTGAGAGCGGAAACTTAGAGGAGGCCAAGAAATACGCGATGAGGGCGACGCGCGTGAACGAGAGACTCATAAACGACGCCAAAACCCTGCTCGAGCTCATGGGTATCCCTGTAGTTCAAGCGCCGAGCGAGGGCGAAGCTCAGGCCGCATATATGGCCGCTAGAAAGAGCGTTTACGCATCAGCAAGCCAAGACTACGATTCTCTTCTCTTCGGAGCACCAAATCTGGTGAGGAACCTAACCATCACCGGTAGGAGAAAGCTCCCCGGAAAGAACGTTTACGTTGATGTGAGACCGGAGCTGGTCGTTTTGGACGAAGTGCTTAAAGAACTTGGCATAGACAGGGAAAAGCTCATCGAAATGGGAATTTTAGTCGGAACCGATTACAATCCCGGCGGAATAAAGGGAATCGGCCCTAAAAAAGCTTTAACCATAGTCAAACGCACAAAGGATCCCCTCAAGAAGTATCAAAAGGAGAGCGAGGTAGACCTTTATATGATAAAGGAGTTCTTCCTCAATCCACCCGCCACCGACGACTACAGGCTGAAGTGGAGGGAGCCTGATGAGGAGGGAATCCTAAGGTTCCTCTGCGACGAAAGGGACTTCAGCGAGGAGCGGGTTAGAAACGGGCTTGAAAGGCTGAGGAAAGCCATAGAGAGCGGGAAACAGAAGACCCTGGAGAGCTGGTTTAGAGGTGGCTAA
- a CDS encoding phosphate-starvation-inducible PsiE family protein yields the protein MAMKREPTILESLIMKWLTISFDLVVIGLATITMGYVLYMMWGLVTASLHSFNIEEILHQVVMVIIFLEILELLAMYLKEHHVSMRNVVELGVLAMVRKIIITPDYSKLGWQVLFGMAALLFVMGWIYVQERQRRTKHEEFMVEHGLKEAQGKP from the coding sequence ATGGCAATGAAGCGGGAGCCTACCATCCTTGAGTCCTTGATAATGAAGTGGCTGACAATCAGCTTCGACCTAGTGGTAATAGGTCTCGCCACGATTACAATGGGCTATGTGCTATACATGATGTGGGGGCTTGTGACAGCCAGCCTACACAGCTTTAACATTGAGGAGATCCTCCACCAGGTAGTGATGGTAATCATCTTCCTAGAGATACTGGAGCTCCTAGCGATGTACCTCAAGGAACACCACGTCAGCATGAGGAACGTCGTAGAGCTCGGCGTTCTGGCGATGGTGCGAAAGATAATCATAACGCCAGACTACTCAAAGCTCGGCTGGCAGGTTTTATTCGGCATGGCGGCACTGCTCTTTGTAATGGGATGGATATACGTCCAGGAAAGGCAGAGGCGAACAAAGCACGAGGAGTTCATGGTAGAGCATGGTTTAAAGGAGGCCCAAGGCAAACCCTAA
- the acs gene encoding acetate--CoA ligase alpha subunit produces the protein MVDPNIQALFRPKSIAVIGASEKPGKIGYAVMKNLVEYGYEGKIYPVNVKGVEIKVGNRVFKSYKSILDVPDKVDMAVIVVPAKFVPQVVEECGQKGVKVLPIISSGFGELGPEGKRVEEQLVETARKYSMRILGPNIFGVVYTPDKLNATFGPTDVMPGNLALISQSGALGIALMGWTILEKVGLSAVVSIGNKSDIDDADLLEFFKEDGNTKAILIYMEGVKDGRRFLETAKNVSKAKPIVIIKAGRSERGAKAAASHTGSLAGSDRIYDAAFKQSGIIRAYTIGEAFDYARALSNLPEPEGENLVILTNGGGIGVMATDAAEESGLHLYDDLNELKVFSNYMPPFGSYKNPVDLTGMAGAEGYEGAVREALRNPNMHSIAVLYCQTAVLDPRDLADIVIREYKESGRKKPLVVAIVGGIEAKEAIDRLNEEGIPAYPEPDRAIKALAALYKWGNWKAKQEKE, from the coding sequence ATGGTTGACCCGAACATACAGGCGCTTTTCAGGCCAAAGAGCATTGCCGTCATTGGCGCTTCCGAGAAGCCCGGCAAAATAGGCTACGCTGTCATGAAGAACCTCGTGGAGTACGGCTACGAGGGCAAGATATACCCCGTCAACGTCAAGGGAGTTGAGATCAAGGTTGGCAACCGTGTTTTCAAGTCATACAAGAGCATCCTCGATGTTCCCGATAAAGTTGATATGGCCGTTATCGTCGTTCCCGCCAAGTTCGTGCCGCAGGTTGTCGAGGAGTGCGGACAGAAGGGCGTTAAGGTTCTCCCGATCATAAGCTCGGGCTTCGGAGAGCTTGGCCCGGAGGGCAAGAGGGTTGAGGAGCAACTCGTTGAGACCGCTCGCAAGTACAGCATGAGAATCCTCGGGCCGAACATCTTCGGCGTCGTCTACACCCCCGACAAGCTCAACGCCACATTTGGACCGACCGACGTCATGCCGGGTAACCTTGCCCTCATCAGCCAAAGCGGTGCCTTGGGGATAGCCCTCATGGGCTGGACCATCCTCGAGAAGGTCGGTCTCTCAGCGGTCGTCAGCATCGGAAACAAGAGCGACATTGACGATGCCGATTTACTCGAATTCTTCAAGGAGGATGGGAACACCAAGGCAATACTCATCTACATGGAGGGCGTCAAGGACGGAAGGCGCTTCCTTGAGACGGCCAAAAATGTCAGCAAGGCCAAGCCGATAGTCATCATCAAAGCCGGCAGAAGCGAGCGCGGTGCAAAGGCAGCAGCCAGCCACACCGGCTCTCTGGCTGGAAGTGACAGGATATATGATGCGGCCTTCAAACAGAGCGGTATCATAAGGGCTTACACAATAGGTGAGGCCTTCGACTATGCGAGGGCCCTCAGCAACCTCCCAGAGCCTGAAGGTGAGAACCTCGTTATACTCACAAACGGCGGTGGAATAGGTGTTATGGCCACGGACGCAGCCGAGGAGAGTGGCCTGCACCTCTACGACGACCTTAACGAGCTGAAGGTCTTCTCCAACTACATGCCACCCTTTGGCTCCTACAAGAACCCCGTTGACCTGACTGGGATGGCAGGGGCCGAGGGCTATGAAGGTGCCGTCAGAGAAGCCCTCAGGAACCCCAACATGCACAGCATAGCGGTTCTCTACTGCCAGACGGCCGTCCTCGACCCGAGAGACCTCGCTGACATAGTCATCCGCGAATACAAAGAAAGCGGAAGGAAGAAGCCGTTGGTGGTTGCCATCGTCGGTGGCATAGAGGCCAAGGAAGCAATCGACAGGCTCAATGAGGAGGGCATTCCCGCCTATCCTGAGCCGGACAGGGCTATAAAGGCCCTCGCTGCCCTCTACAAGTGGGGCAACTGGAAAGCCAAGCAGGAGAAGGAGTGA